The following proteins come from a genomic window of Candidatus Methylacidiphilales bacterium:
- a CDS encoding nucleoside monophosphate kinase, which translates to MKARAIVLIGPPASGKGTFGKVLGLLPGFLHFSMGHAFRTRVSRDQAERDLMQDMFQKTSRGLLVPDAIALRLFDDCMKSLLAGGTYQPDQQILVLDGVPRTPAQARVVAEQMDVLVTFEFLCTDEEIFHRIRGRAVKEGRADDASEEIVRTRLQVYRAALPGMREVFGDKITTLDTNRPAHRVLQELLEHIP; encoded by the coding sequence ATGAAAGCACGCGCCATTGTTCTCATCGGCCCGCCCGCCTCGGGCAAGGGCACCTTCGGCAAGGTGCTGGGCCTGCTGCCCGGGTTTCTTCACTTTTCCATGGGCCATGCTTTCCGAACCCGCGTGTCGCGTGACCAAGCCGAGCGCGACCTGATGCAGGACATGTTCCAGAAAACATCCCGCGGGCTGCTGGTGCCTGATGCGATCGCATTACGCCTTTTTGACGATTGTATGAAGTCGCTTCTCGCCGGGGGCACCTACCAACCCGACCAGCAAATCCTGGTCCTCGACGGTGTGCCACGCACCCCCGCCCAGGCCCGTGTGGTTGCCGAGCAGATGGATGTCCTGGTGACCTTTGAATTTCTCTGCACCGACGAGGAAATCTTCCATCGCATCCGCGGTCGTGCCGTCAAGGAAGGGCGGGCCGACGATGCCAGCGAGGAGATTGTCCGGACGCGTCTGCAGGTTTACCGCGCAGCCCTGCCCGGCATGCGCGAGGTATTCGGTGACAAGATCACCACCCTCGACACCAACCGTCCGGCCCACCGCGTTTTGCAGGAGCTACTGGAACACATCCCATGA
- a CDS encoding M20/M25/M40 family metallo-hydrolase, giving the protein MKAALPLLRDLIRIPSVNPSGDPGVDNPGEAALALFLKDRLERLGARARLQSVLPGRPNVIGVFRPDGKIHTRILLAPHTDTVSVVGMTVKPFDPVVRNGRVHGRGASDTKGPMAAMLTALARVTRSREWKKSGVEFTFAGLMGEEAGNDGAHAWARVCPKYDLVIVGEPTEMKVVHAHKGALWLKLKTRGRARHASLSTADDNALYHLIPALEYFRDSLPAQLDRMVHPVLGRPSAQITVLKAGTKVNISPEFAEALADIRTVPGMKGKSFTAHLRRELPDPIVLEITGESQPLDTDPGDPRVARLIRLLRGPATAPWFCDAGIFSAAGMPAVAAGPGSIRQAHTADEWISVKALEEGTDQMTRALAAFCSS; this is encoded by the coding sequence ATGAAAGCGGCCCTGCCCCTGTTGCGCGACCTGATCAGGATTCCAAGTGTGAATCCGTCAGGCGATCCGGGGGTGGACAACCCGGGTGAGGCCGCCCTCGCCCTTTTCCTCAAAGACCGGCTCGAGCGTCTGGGCGCACGCGCACGCCTCCAATCCGTCCTTCCCGGCCGCCCCAATGTCATCGGCGTCTTCCGCCCGGATGGGAAGATCCACACCCGCATCCTGCTGGCCCCGCACACCGACACCGTCAGCGTGGTGGGAATGACCGTCAAACCCTTCGACCCCGTGGTCCGCAACGGTCGCGTCCATGGACGTGGCGCCAGCGACACCAAGGGCCCGATGGCGGCCATGCTGACCGCCCTGGCCCGGGTGACCCGTTCCAGGGAATGGAAAAAATCCGGGGTGGAATTCACCTTTGCCGGCTTGATGGGGGAAGAGGCCGGCAACGACGGGGCCCATGCCTGGGCCCGGGTCTGCCCGAAATACGACCTGGTCATCGTTGGCGAACCGACGGAAATGAAAGTGGTGCATGCCCACAAGGGAGCGCTCTGGCTGAAATTGAAAACCCGAGGCCGGGCCCGCCACGCTTCGCTTTCGACCGCCGACGACAATGCCCTTTATCATCTCATTCCCGCCCTGGAGTATTTCCGCGATTCTTTACCGGCGCAACTGGACCGGATGGTCCATCCGGTGCTCGGGCGTCCCAGTGCCCAGATCACCGTGCTCAAAGCCGGAACCAAGGTCAACATCAGCCCGGAATTCGCCGAGGCCCTGGCCGATATCCGCACCGTCCCGGGCATGAAGGGCAAATCCTTCACCGCCCATCTCCGCAGGGAGCTTCCCGATCCCATTGTTCTGGAAATCACGGGCGAGTCCCAGCCCCTCGACACCGACCCGGGGGACCCACGGGTGGCCCGGCTCATCCGTCTGCTCCGGGGTCCGGCCACGGCCCCCTGGTTTTGCGATGCCGGGATTTTCTCGGCCGCGGGCATGCCCGCGGTGGCCGCCGGCCCGGGCTCGATCCGCCAAGCCCATACCGCCGACGAATGGATTTCCGTCAAAGCCCTGGAAGAGGGCACCGACCAGATGACGCGAGCGCTGGCCGCCTTCTGCAGTTCCTGA
- a CDS encoding SDR family NAD(P)-dependent oxidoreductase, protein MRVLVTGGAGFIGSHVLQKLQAQGHETALMDEFNDFYDPAIKRANAALTGARQYAADIRQERDVNRVLEDFRPEALIHLAARAGVRPSLEEPQLYIDTNVTGTLNLLQGMKAHGIRRMVFGSSSSVYGCNTKVPFSEEDPISRTISPYAATKVAGEHLCTVFSHLYDLDIVALRFFTVYGPRQRPDLAIHKFTRAIWEGKSIDQFGDGSTRRDYTYVDDIVDGVTKALHHPVRGYDVFNLGESRTVELRELIRLIETALGRKAQICHKPEQPGDVPITFANIDKSRRVLGYDPHIQIEEGITRFVDWFKKTQTGPA, encoded by the coding sequence ATGCGCGTCTTAGTTACGGGAGGAGCAGGATTCATCGGGTCGCATGTTTTGCAAAAACTGCAGGCCCAGGGTCATGAGACGGCCCTGATGGATGAATTCAATGACTTTTACGATCCGGCAATCAAGCGGGCCAATGCCGCCCTGACTGGAGCCCGGCAGTATGCAGCGGATATCCGTCAGGAGCGGGATGTGAACCGGGTGCTGGAGGATTTTCGTCCGGAGGCCCTCATCCACCTGGCCGCACGGGCCGGGGTCCGGCCTTCGCTCGAAGAACCCCAGCTTTACATCGACACCAACGTCACCGGTACCCTCAATCTCCTCCAAGGCATGAAGGCCCATGGCATCCGCCGCATGGTCTTCGGTTCCTCCAGTTCCGTTTACGGTTGCAACACCAAGGTGCCTTTTTCCGAAGAGGACCCGATCTCCCGCACCATCTCGCCTTACGCCGCCACCAAGGTCGCGGGCGAGCACCTCTGCACGGTTTTCAGCCATTTGTACGATCTCGACATCGTGGCCCTCCGCTTTTTCACCGTCTACGGTCCCCGCCAACGGCCCGATCTGGCCATCCACAAGTTCACCCGGGCCATTTGGGAGGGCAAATCCATCGACCAGTTCGGCGACGGCTCGACCCGGCGAGACTACACCTACGTCGACGATATTGTGGACGGCGTGACCAAGGCCCTGCACCACCCGGTCCGGGGCTACGATGTCTTCAACCTGGGCGAAAGCCGCACGGTCGAATTGCGCGAACTCATCCGCCTGATTGAGACCGCGCTCGGTCGCAAAGCGCAGATCTGCCACAAGCCCGAGCAACCGGGCGACGTCCCCATCACCTTTGCCAACATCGACAAATCGCGCCGCGTGCTAGGCTACGATCCGCACATCCAGATCGAAGAAGGCATCACCCGCTTTGTCGATTGGTTCAAGAAAACCCAGACAGGACCGGCATGA